In one window of Coralliovum pocilloporae DNA:
- a CDS encoding ABC transporter ATP-binding protein encodes MKETSVTSGEVLLDIKGLKIEGYSDEKWHGIVHGVDLKLHKGEVLGLIGESGAGKSTIGLAAMGYTKGGCRINGGSVMFDGVDLVTASEGHKRELRGARIAYVAQSAAASFNPAHKLIDQYNEAPVQHGILSAETASEDAVELYRRMRLPNPEEIGFRYPHQVSGGQLQRAMTAMAMSCRPDLIIFDEPTTALDVTTQIEVLSAIRDIVEQFNTAAIYITHDLAVVAQMADKIKVLRYGNEVEEADTRTMLSSPQQDYTKSLWAVREFQRAEKPSAPESETPVVEIRNVTAAYGNVPVLHDVSFKIHRGRTVAVVGESGSGKSTTARCVTGLLPPRQGEVLFNGEILPADYRSRSKDLLRRVQMIYQMADTALNPKQRIRDVIGRPLEFYLGMKGKKKEERIRGLLDMIELEPDQFIDRLPGELSGGQKQRICIARALAAEPEFIICDEVTSALDQLVAEGILRLLDKLQSEFDLAYMFITHDLATVRSIADEVVVMLQGRVVEHGPKSQMFIPPHHEYTELLLSSVPEMDPDWLDKLLEERKQKGGMESAGN; translated from the coding sequence ATGAAAGAGACATCTGTGACCTCTGGAGAAGTACTCCTCGACATCAAAGGCTTGAAGATTGAGGGATATTCCGACGAAAAATGGCATGGCATTGTTCATGGCGTGGATCTGAAACTCCACAAGGGCGAGGTGCTGGGCCTGATCGGGGAATCCGGGGCGGGTAAGTCCACAATCGGTCTGGCAGCCATGGGCTATACCAAAGGCGGTTGCCGGATCAATGGCGGCTCGGTGATGTTTGATGGTGTGGATCTGGTGACAGCCAGTGAAGGCCACAAGCGGGAACTTCGCGGTGCCCGGATTGCCTATGTGGCCCAGTCAGCGGCTGCGTCATTCAATCCGGCTCACAAGCTCATCGATCAGTATAATGAAGCACCGGTTCAGCATGGTATTCTGTCGGCTGAAACAGCGTCTGAGGATGCGGTGGAATTGTATCGGCGCATGCGATTGCCGAACCCTGAGGAGATCGGTTTCCGTTATCCGCACCAGGTCTCCGGTGGTCAGTTGCAGCGTGCGATGACGGCCATGGCCATGTCCTGCCGTCCGGATCTGATCATCTTTGATGAGCCGACTACCGCGCTGGATGTGACAACGCAGATTGAGGTGCTGTCAGCCATCCGGGATATTGTTGAGCAGTTCAACACAGCCGCGATCTACATCACGCACGATCTGGCGGTCGTGGCGCAGATGGCTGACAAGATCAAGGTTCTGCGCTATGGCAATGAGGTGGAAGAGGCTGACACGCGGACCATGCTGTCTTCGCCGCAGCAAGACTATACCAAGTCCCTGTGGGCGGTGCGCGAGTTTCAACGAGCTGAAAAACCATCGGCCCCTGAGAGTGAAACGCCAGTTGTCGAAATCCGCAATGTAACGGCAGCCTATGGCAATGTGCCGGTTCTGCATGATGTGTCGTTCAAGATCCATCGTGGCAGAACTGTTGCTGTTGTGGGTGAATCCGGTTCAGGCAAGTCAACCACAGCCCGTTGTGTGACCGGCCTCCTGCCTCCACGGCAAGGGGAGGTTCTGTTTAACGGCGAGATCCTTCCTGCGGATTATCGCAGCAGGTCCAAGGATCTGCTGCGGCGTGTCCAGATGATTTATCAGATGGCGGATACAGCCCTTAATCCGAAGCAGCGGATCAGGGATGTGATCGGCAGGCCGCTAGAATTCTATCTCGGCATGAAAGGCAAAAAGAAGGAAGAGCGTATCCGCGGGCTTCTCGACATGATTGAGCTTGAGCCGGATCAGTTCATTGACCGGCTGCCGGGTGAGCTTTCGGGCGGCCAGAAGCAGCGTATCTGTATCGCGCGCGCTCTTGCCGCCGAGCCTGAATTCATCATCTGTGATGAGGTGACGTCTGCGCTAGATCAGCTGGTGGCGGAAGGTATTCTGCGCCTGCTCGACAAACTGCAGAGCGAGTTTGATCTGGCTTACATGTTCATCACGCATGACCTTGCGACGGTCCGCTCCATCGCCGATGAAGTGGTTGTCATGTTGCAGGGACGGGTGGTTGAACACGGACCAAAGAGCCAGATGTTCATTCCGCCGCATCATGAATATACGGAACTTCTGTTGTCATCAGTGCCGGAGATGGATCCGGACTGGCTCGACAAGCTGCTGGAAGAGCGGAAGCAGAAGGGTGGCATGGAGTCAGCTGGCAACTGA
- a CDS encoding GlxA family transcriptional regulator, translating to MHMAFVLFDHFSGLCLSNALEPLRAANMKSGRDLYSWSLASPDGKPAVTSSQLQINADFSIDTLPRPDILFVMPSYHYTQHETPAVLRSLRQWAQAGLTLGGLDSGSHLLARAGLLDGYRATIHWEELGIFEERFLNVTVVADRFVIDRNRITAGGGTTTLDLMLHLIRRDHGETLANDVAGTFIYDHERASGDPQWSNPGGIHAKRYPKLARALTIMSGSLEEPVAIGELARKTGMSQRDLERLFKKVLSTSPNAYYQHLRLAKARSLLMETALTVAEIAARTGYTSGSAFSRAFRSHFGHAPGKLRQMR from the coding sequence ATGCATATGGCCTTCGTCCTGTTTGATCATTTCAGCGGCCTGTGTCTCTCCAACGCTCTGGAGCCACTTCGTGCTGCCAATATGAAATCGGGGCGCGACCTGTATTCCTGGTCACTGGCCAGTCCGGACGGGAAACCTGCCGTGACCTCAAGCCAGTTACAGATCAACGCTGATTTCTCCATTGATACACTGCCGAGGCCCGATATTCTCTTTGTCATGCCGAGCTACCATTACACCCAGCATGAAACGCCCGCCGTCCTCCGTTCCCTGCGCCAATGGGCTCAGGCCGGACTGACTCTGGGTGGTCTTGATTCCGGTAGTCATCTGCTCGCGAGAGCCGGATTACTGGATGGATATCGCGCAACGATACACTGGGAAGAACTCGGCATCTTTGAAGAGCGATTCCTGAACGTGACTGTTGTCGCCGACCGCTTCGTCATTGACAGAAATCGCATCACCGCTGGTGGTGGAACCACAACACTGGACCTGATGTTGCATCTGATCAGACGCGACCACGGGGAAACGCTGGCCAATGATGTGGCAGGCACTTTTATCTATGACCATGAACGCGCATCCGGCGACCCGCAATGGTCCAATCCGGGTGGCATTCATGCAAAACGCTATCCCAAGCTGGCCCGCGCTCTGACCATCATGTCAGGCTCTCTGGAAGAGCCTGTCGCCATTGGTGAGCTGGCTCGCAAGACCGGGATGAGCCAGAGAGACCTGGAGCGATTGTTCAAAAAGGTTCTCTCCACCAGTCCGAATGCCTACTATCAGCATCTCCGCCTGGCCAAAGCCCGCAGTCTGCTGATGGAAACGGCGCTGACCGTTGCAGAGATCGCAGCACGCACCGGGTATACATCCGGCAGCGCCTTCTCTCGAGCCTTCCGCTCCCATTTTGGCCACGCCCCCGGCAAGCTGCGCCAGATGCGATAA
- a CDS encoding ABC transporter permease, which translates to MHPILRMVFQRLGLGLLTLFVVSVIIFSAVELLPGDLAQEILGQAATEETVAAFRRELGLDQPAFTRYFSWLGGVLQGDFGKSLANQREISELIGSRLGNTLFLAAFAAVIAVPLAIALGVLAALYRNSLFDRAINVSTLTSISFPEFFVAYILILFLSVQLGWFPPISNVDAGTPFLERMYKSFLPALTLTLVVIAHMMRMTRAAIINLLASPYIEMAHLKGLSKSRVIVKHALPNALAPIINVIALNLAYLIVGVVVVEVVFVYPGLGQLLVDSVAKRDITVVQAACLIFAATYILLNLTADILSILSNPRLLHPR; encoded by the coding sequence ATGCATCCTATTCTACGCATGGTCTTTCAGCGTTTGGGGCTGGGGCTTCTGACGCTCTTTGTCGTCTCTGTTATTATCTTTTCCGCCGTTGAACTTCTTCCAGGTGATCTTGCACAGGAAATTCTCGGTCAGGCTGCAACGGAAGAAACAGTTGCTGCTTTCCGTCGGGAGCTTGGTCTCGATCAGCCTGCTTTCACGCGCTATTTCAGTTGGCTTGGTGGCGTGCTTCAGGGGGACTTCGGCAAATCCCTGGCTAACCAGCGGGAAATTTCGGAACTGATCGGTTCCCGGCTTGGCAATACGCTGTTCCTGGCTGCTTTTGCAGCAGTTATCGCCGTACCGCTTGCCATTGCGCTTGGTGTTCTGGCGGCGCTTTACAGGAATTCACTGTTTGACCGTGCAATCAATGTGTCGACGCTGACATCGATTTCATTTCCTGAGTTCTTTGTTGCCTATATCCTTATCCTGTTCCTGTCGGTTCAGCTTGGCTGGTTCCCGCCGATCTCGAATGTGGATGCGGGTACGCCATTCCTGGAACGGATGTACAAGTCCTTCCTGCCAGCCCTGACGCTGACGCTTGTGGTGATCGCGCATATGATGCGCATGACGCGAGCGGCTATTATCAACCTTCTGGCATCCCCCTATATCGAGATGGCTCATCTGAAGGGGCTTTCCAAGTCACGGGTAATCGTCAAACACGCCTTGCCAAATGCACTGGCGCCGATCATCAACGTGATTGCACTGAACCTTGCCTATCTCATTGTGGGTGTTGTGGTTGTTGAAGTGGTCTTTGTCTATCCGGGCCTGGGGCAGTTGCTGGTGGATTCGGTCGCCAAGCGTGACATCACCGTTGTGCAGGCAGCCTGTCTGATTTTCGCAGCAACCTATATCCTGCTGAACCTGACAGCCGATATCCTGTCAATTCTCAGCAATCCACGCTTGCTGCATCCGCGCTAA
- a CDS encoding ABC transporter permease, with product MTDLWKGLKTAPLSAWFGMIVILSYILVSLFAPILAPHGETEIVGPEYDLWFGEFFLGTDNLGRDMLSRLIYGARNTVGIALATTVIAFVLGGLMGLLAATLGGWLDQFFSRIVDVLMSIPSLIFALLLLTIFSKVGAVDVGLFIISDGQMKMIVLILVIAVLDSTRVYRLTRAVAGNIVVMDYIEAAKLRGEGLWWLIRHEILPNSMAPLIAEFGLRFCFVFLFIAALSFLGLGIQPPTADWGSMVRDNATLITFAADDITLGLTPLLPAGAIALLTVAVNFVVDWMLHRSSGLKE from the coding sequence ATGACAGACCTCTGGAAAGGTTTGAAAACAGCTCCGCTCAGCGCCTGGTTCGGCATGATCGTGATCCTGTCCTATATTCTGGTTTCGCTTTTTGCGCCAATTCTGGCACCGCACGGTGAGACGGAAATTGTTGGTCCGGAATATGATCTCTGGTTTGGCGAGTTTTTCCTCGGCACGGACAATCTTGGCCGGGATATGCTGTCCCGACTGATTTATGGTGCTCGGAACACAGTGGGTATTGCTCTGGCAACAACCGTAATCGCCTTTGTTCTTGGCGGATTGATGGGCCTGCTGGCGGCTACGCTGGGTGGCTGGCTTGATCAGTTCTTCAGCCGGATTGTCGATGTTCTGATGTCGATCCCATCTCTGATTTTTGCTCTGCTGCTGCTGACGATTTTCTCCAAGGTGGGTGCGGTCGATGTTGGTCTTTTCATCATCAGTGACGGACAGATGAAGATGATCGTTCTGATCCTGGTGATTGCAGTTCTGGACTCGACCCGTGTCTATCGCCTGACCCGCGCTGTTGCCGGCAATATCGTGGTGATGGATTACATCGAGGCAGCCAAGCTGCGCGGAGAGGGGCTCTGGTGGCTTATCCGGCATGAAATCCTGCCAAACTCCATGGCTCCATTGATTGCGGAATTCGGCCTGCGCTTCTGCTTCGTCTTCCTGTTTATCGCTGCCCTGTCCTTCCTTGGTCTTGGCATTCAGCCTCCAACGGCTGACTGGGGATCCATGGTGCGTGACAACGCAACCCTGATCACCTTTGCTGCTGATGACATCACGCTTGGTCTGACGCCGCTTCTGCCCGCCGGTGCTATTGCCCTGCTGACAGTTGCCGTCAACTTCGTGGTTGACTGGATGCTGCATCGTTCAAGCGGTCTGAAGGAGTAG
- a CDS encoding acetate--CoA ligase family protein: protein MLMAARSFREGLGRLLRPRSIAFFGGNEAAEAIRQCKRMGYRGQIWPVHPKKTLVEGYPCFASVADLPSAPDAAFLGVNRYLTIDLVRQLSEAGAGGAVCYASGFKEAVGEVDDGADLQEQLIEAAGPMAILGPNCYGCINYMDGALLWPDQHGGAAVETGVAILTQSSNIAINLTMQARGLPVAYVLTAGNQAQCGLSELASAALDDPRVTVLGLHIEGIDDIAAFEATVLKAREKNIPVVVLKIGRSEAAQALTISHTASLAGSDSLTNAFLRRLGAARVYSLPSFLETLKLLHVLGPLDGTSITSMSCSGGEASLMADSAEGRAVFFRALAEDERGRVKDTLNEIVAVANPLDYHTFIWGDQEKLTATFTAMLSNGFDLSILVLDFPRTDRCGDEAWQAAVNALAEASHVTGAKAAVLATLQENLSEDRAAELCRLGLVPMVGIDDAYDAIEAAAEIGAAFRRQPGESLRCIGAGGVDDIATIVSLDEDAAKAVLSGYGLPVPDRQLVTSEDDAVNAACALGLPVVLKVVSDTLAHKSDVGGVAVGLQTDDEVRAAYNSMAHLSDRFMVEAMVTGTVAEILVGINRDEQFGLHLVLGAGGVLVDLLKDSATLLLPTTREEIIEALLSLKTAALLTGYRGAAPADLEAAADLVLAVVHYAMEEGDGLLELDVNPVMLRPKGEGAVAVDAVIRRIQT from the coding sequence ATGCTGATGGCGGCGCGATCGTTTCGAGAGGGGCTTGGCCGACTGCTGAGGCCAAGATCCATCGCCTTTTTTGGTGGCAATGAAGCCGCCGAGGCCATTCGGCAATGCAAGCGTATGGGATATCGGGGACAGATCTGGCCGGTTCACCCAAAGAAGACGCTTGTGGAAGGGTATCCATGCTTTGCGTCAGTTGCTGATCTGCCATCAGCGCCGGATGCAGCCTTTCTCGGCGTGAATCGCTATCTGACCATTGATCTGGTTCGGCAATTGTCTGAAGCCGGGGCTGGTGGTGCTGTCTGTTATGCGTCGGGGTTCAAGGAAGCGGTTGGAGAAGTTGATGATGGTGCCGACCTCCAGGAGCAGCTTATAGAGGCTGCCGGGCCCATGGCGATCCTCGGGCCCAACTGCTACGGCTGTATCAACTATATGGATGGTGCCTTGCTCTGGCCGGACCAGCATGGTGGTGCTGCGGTTGAGACGGGTGTGGCCATCCTGACGCAATCCTCCAATATTGCGATTAATCTGACCATGCAGGCGCGTGGGTTGCCGGTTGCCTATGTGTTGACTGCGGGCAATCAGGCACAATGCGGGCTTTCTGAACTGGCATCTGCCGCCCTTGATGATCCGCGCGTGACGGTGCTTGGTCTTCATATCGAGGGTATTGACGATATCGCTGCTTTTGAGGCCACGGTCCTCAAGGCTCGGGAGAAGAATATTCCGGTCGTTGTGCTTAAAATAGGTCGGTCTGAAGCCGCGCAGGCCCTGACCATCTCCCACACAGCCTCCCTGGCCGGATCTGATTCTCTGACAAATGCGTTTCTGCGCCGCCTGGGGGCCGCTCGTGTCTATTCACTGCCCTCCTTCCTTGAGACATTGAAACTGCTGCATGTGCTTGGTCCGCTGGATGGGACATCTATCACATCCATGAGCTGTTCAGGCGGTGAGGCCAGTCTGATGGCTGACAGTGCGGAAGGGCGGGCTGTCTTTTTCCGCGCTCTTGCGGAGGATGAAAGGGGCAGGGTCAAGGACACGCTGAACGAGATTGTTGCCGTTGCCAACCCGCTTGATTATCACACCTTCATCTGGGGCGATCAGGAGAAGTTGACGGCGACCTTTACGGCCATGCTGTCAAACGGGTTTGACCTGTCCATCCTGGTTCTGGATTTCCCAAGAACTGATCGTTGCGGTGATGAGGCCTGGCAGGCCGCGGTGAATGCTCTGGCCGAAGCCAGTCATGTGACAGGTGCCAAAGCCGCTGTTCTGGCGACATTGCAGGAAAACCTGTCAGAAGACCGTGCCGCTGAACTCTGCCGCCTTGGCCTGGTGCCGATGGTCGGGATTGATGACGCTTATGATGCGATTGAAGCTGCGGCAGAGATAGGGGCTGCGTTCAGGCGACAGCCTGGAGAATCCTTGCGTTGCATTGGTGCTGGCGGTGTTGATGACATTGCGACCATTGTCAGTCTTGATGAGGATGCTGCCAAGGCGGTTCTTTCTGGCTATGGCCTGCCTGTGCCGGATCGCCAGCTGGTCACGTCTGAGGATGATGCGGTCAACGCGGCTTGCGCACTTGGATTGCCGGTGGTGCTGAAGGTTGTCAGCGACACCCTTGCCCACAAGAGTGATGTTGGCGGCGTGGCTGTTGGTCTGCAGACCGACGACGAGGTGCGAGCTGCTTATAACTCCATGGCCCATCTGTCTGATCGATTTATGGTCGAAGCCATGGTGACGGGGACCGTCGCTGAAATCCTTGTCGGTATCAACCGTGATGAACAGTTTGGCCTGCATCTGGTGCTCGGGGCGGGTGGTGTCCTTGTCGATTTGCTGAAAGACAGCGCGACCCTTCTTCTGCCGACTACACGGGAAGAGATTATAGAGGCATTACTGTCTCTGAAGACAGCGGCGCTTCTGACAGGCTATCGTGGTGCTGCTCCGGCAGACCTTGAAGCCGCCGCTGACCTTGTTCTCGCAGTCGTGCACTATGCGATGGAAGAGGGTGACGGGCTGCTGGAGCTTGATGTGAACCCTGTCATGCTGCGCCCGAAAGGTGAGGGGGCAGTTGCTGTGGATGCGGTTATCCGGCGCATTCAGACGTGA
- a CDS encoding SDR family oxidoreductase, translating into MADSLRVVVTAGGNGIGRTVAQRLRERGDQVFICDVNDETVAQAVEAEGLAGGCAADVTDESQVDQLFAQALDRLGGIDILVNTAGIGGPTGPLEDLSLDAWKACISVTLDGTFLCSRKAIPLMKAQKSGSIVNFSSTAGLYGYPNRTPYAAAKWGVIGLTKSMAMELGSSNVRVNVICPGAVSGDRMDRVIAADARATGRSEEEIRASYTAGTSLKSFVSADDLAEMILFITSPAGKMISGQALTVDGHTESIN; encoded by the coding sequence ATGGCCGACAGTTTACGTGTTGTTGTCACTGCAGGCGGTAACGGAATCGGACGCACGGTGGCTCAGCGTCTGAGAGAACGCGGCGATCAGGTCTTCATCTGCGATGTTAATGATGAGACCGTTGCACAAGCGGTTGAAGCAGAGGGGCTTGCTGGCGGCTGTGCGGCTGATGTGACCGACGAAAGCCAGGTTGATCAGTTATTCGCACAGGCTCTGGACCGCCTCGGGGGCATCGACATCCTGGTCAATACGGCTGGTATCGGCGGGCCGACGGGTCCGCTTGAAGACCTCTCTCTTGATGCGTGGAAGGCCTGTATCTCGGTCACGCTGGATGGAACTTTTCTGTGCAGCCGCAAAGCCATTCCTCTGATGAAGGCACAGAAGAGCGGGTCGATCGTGAATTTTTCGTCCACCGCCGGGCTCTATGGTTATCCGAACCGCACGCCATATGCTGCCGCCAAATGGGGTGTCATCGGTCTGACCAAGTCCATGGCCATGGAACTGGGGAGTTCGAATGTCCGGGTCAATGTCATCTGCCCGGGTGCTGTCAGTGGAGACCGGATGGACCGGGTTATTGCGGCAGATGCCAGAGCGACCGGTCGGTCTGAAGAGGAAATCCGGGCCAGTTATACAGCAGGAACATCTCTCAAGTCCTTTGTCAGTGCCGATGATCTGGCAGAGATGATCCTGTTTATCACATCGCCTGCCGGGAAGATGATCTCCGGCCAGGCCCTGACCGTTGATGGTCATACGGAATCGATCAACTAG
- a CDS encoding c-type cytochrome — MKLAIFALTIAATTVSIPLQSVAADDPILTRQALMKSVGAATKAAGAIVKGEAEYDAVTAELTMRVMHGAAVGFSHYFPEGSDTGHKNEASPEIWKDMTGFIAARDKFKDDSAAAIGNASKGADEFKQAFLSVVANCKSCHEKYRVKK; from the coding sequence ATGAAACTGGCCATTTTTGCGCTTACCATTGCCGCAACAACTGTCTCTATACCGCTGCAGTCCGTGGCCGCTGATGATCCGATCTTGACACGTCAGGCTCTGATGAAATCCGTCGGCGCGGCAACCAAAGCAGCAGGCGCAATTGTTAAGGGTGAAGCCGAGTATGACGCGGTCACAGCCGAGCTGACCATGCGGGTCATGCATGGAGCTGCCGTTGGTTTCAGCCATTACTTCCCGGAAGGGTCAGACACCGGCCACAAGAATGAAGCAAGTCCGGAAATCTGGAAGGACATGACCGGTTTCATCGCAGCTCGTGACAAGTTCAAGGATGACTCAGCAGCCGCCATCGGCAATGCGTCTAAAGGTGCGGACGAGTTCAAACAGGCGTTCCTCTCAGTGGTTGCCAACTGCAAATCCTGTCACGAAAAATATCGCGTCAAGAAATAG
- a CDS encoding acyl-CoA dehydrogenase family protein encodes MHFGLTQEQEMIVETVRSFVENEIYPHEAEVDRLGRVPEELGQELKQKVLDLGFYAPNFPEEVGGGGLNHLEFALLERELGRASMALNHFWGRPQNILMACNDEQRERYLFPAVRGEKMDALAMTEPDAGSDVRSMKCTARRDGGDWVLNGTKHFISGAEHADFFIVFVATGEDDTPRGPKKRITTFLVDRGTPGFEVVHGYKSVSHRGYLNYVLNFDDCRLPDAQVLGEVDGGFAVMNEWLYATRITVAAMSVGRARRAFDYALNYAAERKQFGQPIGKFQGISFKLADMITEIDAADYLTLAAAWRLDQELPANREIASAKVYATEMLARVTDEAIQIYGGMGLMDDFPLERFWRDARVERIWDGTSEIQRHIISRDLLRPLGA; translated from the coding sequence ATGCATTTCGGTTTGACTCAGGAACAGGAGATGATCGTCGAGACGGTCCGCTCCTTCGTTGAAAATGAAATTTATCCGCATGAAGCAGAAGTCGACCGTCTTGGTCGGGTGCCGGAAGAGCTTGGCCAGGAACTGAAGCAAAAGGTGCTGGATCTTGGCTTTTATGCGCCGAACTTCCCCGAAGAGGTTGGCGGCGGCGGTCTCAACCATCTGGAGTTTGCGTTGCTGGAGCGTGAGCTTGGTCGGGCGTCCATGGCGCTCAACCATTTCTGGGGACGACCACAGAATATTCTGATGGCCTGTAATGACGAGCAGCGTGAACGTTATCTTTTCCCGGCTGTACGTGGTGAGAAGATGGATGCTCTGGCGATGACCGAGCCTGATGCCGGCTCGGACGTGCGCAGCATGAAGTGCACCGCCCGTCGTGATGGTGGTGATTGGGTTCTGAACGGTACCAAGCATTTCATTTCCGGTGCTGAACACGCGGATTTCTTTATCGTTTTTGTTGCAACCGGTGAGGACGATACGCCCCGTGGGCCGAAAAAACGGATCACCACATTCCTTGTCGACCGTGGCACGCCCGGCTTTGAGGTGGTGCACGGTTACAAGTCGGTTTCTCATCGTGGGTATCTCAACTACGTTCTGAATTTCGATGATTGCCGTCTGCCGGATGCCCAGGTTCTGGGTGAGGTTGATGGTGGTTTTGCCGTGATGAATGAGTGGCTCTACGCAACGCGGATTACTGTGGCTGCGATGAGTGTTGGCCGTGCCCGCCGGGCCTTTGACTATGCGTTGAACTATGCAGCGGAGCGGAAGCAGTTTGGTCAGCCGATTGGCAAGTTTCAGGGCATTTCCTTCAAGCTTGCAGACATGATTACCGAGATTGATGCGGCTGACTATCTGACACTGGCTGCTGCATGGCGTCTTGATCAGGAGCTGCCTGCCAATCGTGAAATCGCGTCTGCCAAGGTCTATGCCACGGAAATGCTGGCACGGGTGACGGATGAGGCGATCCAGATCTATGGCGGCATGGGGTTGATGGATGACTTCCCGCTTGAGCGGTTCTGGCGGGACGCCCGTGTGGAACGGATCTGGGATGGCACATCCGAAATTCAGCGTCACATTATCAGCCGCGATTTGCTGCGTCCGCTGGGGGCCTGA
- a CDS encoding ABC transporter substrate-binding protein, which produces MRDLVLSGHLSRRDFMAGAAAVGITASAASALLTSPAKAAPKKGGHFKIGIGSGSTTESLDPGAIDNTFPQQVNYATRNCLVDVDNEGNAVPNLAESVEASADAKTWTVKLRKGVEFHNGKTMTADDVIASMNHHRGDDSKSAAKSVLDPVVEIKKDDDHTIVFELKEGNADFPYIISDYHLSIMPDGKWQEGIGTGGYVLESFEPGVKATFKKFGNYWRGDERAHFDSIEVLSIKDVAARTNALTSGEIHAMDRCDLKTVHLLKRNRKLNVHQVTGTQHYTIPMHVDVAPFNDVNVRQALKYSIDREAIVKTVLRGYGQVANDHPISPANKYFNKDLPQRAYDPEKARYHLKKAGVDSINVDLSSADAAFAGAVDAAVLYKEHAAKAGININVIREPNDGYWSNVWLKKPWCFCYWGGRPTEDWMFSIAYSKGAAWNDTHWENERFNELLVQARAELNEDTRRAMYYEMQELCSNDGGTVVPMYASYVFATAANVGHDKFASNWDLDGNKALERWWFDS; this is translated from the coding sequence ATGCGTGATCTGGTTCTGTCAGGCCATCTCAGCCGTCGTGATTTCATGGCGGGTGCGGCTGCTGTCGGGATCACTGCAAGCGCTGCGTCAGCACTTCTGACAAGCCCTGCAAAGGCTGCCCCGAAAAAAGGCGGGCATTTCAAGATCGGTATCGGCAGCGGCAGCACAACGGAATCCCTGGATCCGGGCGCGATCGACAATACGTTCCCCCAGCAGGTGAACTATGCGACCCGTAACTGTCTCGTTGATGTGGACAATGAGGGCAATGCTGTTCCTAACCTGGCCGAGAGCGTAGAGGCATCCGCTGACGCCAAGACTTGGACTGTGAAACTCCGCAAGGGCGTTGAGTTCCACAATGGCAAGACGATGACGGCAGATGATGTCATCGCATCCATGAATCACCATCGCGGTGACGATTCGAAGTCAGCGGCGAAAAGCGTTCTGGACCCGGTTGTCGAAATCAAGAAAGACGATGACCACACGATTGTCTTTGAGCTGAAAGAAGGCAATGCCGATTTCCCGTACATCATTTCTGATTACCATCTGTCAATTATGCCTGACGGCAAATGGCAGGAAGGGATTGGAACGGGCGGATACGTTCTCGAGAGCTTTGAGCCAGGTGTGAAAGCCACCTTTAAGAAGTTTGGTAACTACTGGCGTGGCGATGAGCGGGCTCACTTTGATTCCATCGAAGTTCTCTCAATTAAGGATGTGGCGGCCCGGACCAATGCCCTGACGTCCGGCGAGATCCACGCTATGGACCGCTGTGATCTGAAAACGGTTCACCTGCTCAAGCGCAATCGCAAACTGAATGTGCATCAGGTAACCGGAACACAGCATTACACCATTCCGATGCACGTGGATGTTGCGCCGTTCAATGACGTGAATGTCCGTCAGGCTCTGAAATATTCGATTGACCGTGAAGCTATCGTGAAAACAGTGCTGCGCGGATATGGTCAGGTTGCCAACGACCATCCGATCAGCCCGGCCAACAAATATTTCAACAAGGATCTGCCGCAGCGCGCCTATGATCCTGAAAAGGCGAGGTATCACCTGAAGAAAGCTGGTGTTGACAGCATCAATGTGGACCTGTCGTCTGCAGATGCAGCCTTTGCCGGAGCTGTTGATGCCGCTGTTCTCTACAAAGAGCATGCAGCAAAGGCCGGTATCAATATCAACGTCATCCGTGAGCCGAATGATGGATACTGGTCCAACGTCTGGCTGAAGAAGCCCTGGTGCTTCTGTTATTGGGGTGGCCGTCCGACAGAGGACTGGATGTTCTCAATTGCCTATTCCAAGGGCGCTGCCTGGAACGATACCCATTGGGAAAACGAGCGTTTCAACGAACTTCTTGTTCAGGCTCGTGCAGAGCTTAACGAAGATACGCGTCGTGCCATGTATTACGAAATGCAGGAACTCTGCAGCAATGATGGTGGTACGGTTGTTCCGATGTATGCAAGCTATGTCTTCGCGACAGCTGCAAATGTCGGCCATGACAAGTTCGCTTCCAACTGGGATCTTGATGGCAACAAGGCCCTTGAGCGTTGGTGGTTCGATTCCTAA